AAGAGATCATCACCTTCAAAATTAAGTTCAATCTATCAACTATCTTCTTGTATATATCATTGTTAAACCCATTCCAGTATTTAATTAAGTTCTTCTACTGTTGTATGTATAGCATATAGAATTGGAATTTAGAACATAGATTTGGAATATTTAAAATACAAGGACAACTCAATTTTCCAAACATaacattttctttgttttataatttggtaTTTGAGACTAAATAGTGCACTGAAAACAGCTATTAAAATAGATGTCTAAACACTATACTAAATTCATATCCAAATTCCAAACAGAGATACAATTTAGTGAACaatgtaccaaaattgaaaaGGGGTGTcagaaaaatgaaatgaaaaacatTTCTTTTTTGGGATTGGGGAGGTAGATGTTAACTCATTCCTGAGGTGTTGCCCCATTTGTTGAGTCCTCTGGCTCAGCTTCAGCCTTGTCCTCTTTCTTACCTGTGTAAACAACCAAACATCATTTGTTTAGTCCAACATTAAAATGATGCAAAATTCCATGCATTACAGAAAGTATATGATAGAAAAGGCATAGTGAAAAACATGATCTTTTACAAGCTtaccttttttcttctttccgcCACCTTTCTTCTTTGTCTTTGTGCCCAAAGCTAGCCATGCCTTGATCTCAGGATCATCTATTGTCTTCGTAGGCTGCAATTCTTGGAGTGGATGAGATGTGACGCGATCCGACCCATTTGGCATTAACAAGACAGTGAACTTGATGTGTGCAACAAAATCACCTGATAAAAAAAACAGCATGACATTAAGGTTCATAAGAATACAACACCAATGTGGAGTTGTTTGTGTTACAgccgttaaaaaccttaccaggctTTTCATGCAGAACAGGATATGGCTGCAAGAGCTCGTGATTCATACATTCCACTAAACCCAGACGAGCTCTTTTCTCTTCCAAAGCCCTGCACAATAAAAGGAACATATTTTTAAGTGGAATGGATAATCAAAATCATAGAACTTGAGCTTGATGATAGCATTAAAGCTTTGCAATTACTAGAGTTACCTAGCAGAAAATGGCATGATTGGAAATTTTTGGCTTATTTCACTGAATATGAACCGAGATGCTTTCATCTTCAAGTGATAATTCTTGTCAACAGCCCTCTTATAAATAGTTGTCTGCTTCTCATCCAATAACTTAGGCTGCAAGGGATTGAAAACACTTTTAATATTTCATATGGTCCTAAATCATgcagaaaaatatatttatgaaatTAACCTTACCTTTCCTTCTCCAGAACTTGTCAATATATCAATTGCATAAACTTCATTTTCCTCAAACTCTGCGTCGTCAACCCTTGTATCTGGATTAGAGATACTAAGCACAACCTTGTTCCCATCAATCACAAACTGCTTCAATTGGTGACTTAGAACACCTTCAACAATTTTACAGTCATAGGCAGCAGCAACCTTTTGAATTGCATCAGTTACATCCTTGTTCTGTCAAGAAAAGTATTTGAGAAAAATTAATACATGGTATTACAACAAAGGAAATTTGCACGAatgaatttcaataaaattaattctCACACATCTCTACATGCAATTGATATGTAattgtttgaatattttaataTGTTGGCTGCACTAGAAATTGTACCGATTATATAAATCAGAGCAACATGACACTAGTTCCAGTCATTTAAGTTTTGGCAACAGGGAAAAAGAGGAAACCAATATGGTTTTGATCACCTCGGCAAAGTTGCCGATATTACAGTTTTAAAATGTCAATCAAACTAATTCTAACACTTCTCTACATGCAATTGATATGTAATTGtttgaatattattatatgtcGGCTGCACTAGAAATTGTACTGATTATACAAATCAGAACATGACACTAGATGCAGTCAATCAAGTTTTGGCAACAGGGAAAAAGAGGAAACCAATATGAATTTGATCACCTCGGCAAAGTTGCCGATATTAcagttttataatttcaatcaAACTAATTCACACAATTCTCTACAAGCAATTGATATGtaattatttgaatattataATATGTTGGCTGCACTAGAAATGTACCGATTATGAAAATCAGAACATGAAACTAGTTCAACCCATTCAAGTTTTGGCAACAGGGAAAAAGAGGAAACCAATATGGTTTTGATCACCTCGGCAAAGTTGCCAATATTAAAGTTTTATCATATATAAGAGTATCAAGAGTACGAATATACAAAGTTAAAGCTTCATTATATTATCATAGTCAATGTCGACAAATGGCAAAC
This genomic interval from Trifolium pratense cultivar HEN17-A07 linkage group LG6, ARS_RC_1.1, whole genome shotgun sequence contains the following:
- the LOC123890190 gene encoding ERBB-3 BINDING PROTEIN 1-like, yielding MSDDEREEKELDLSSSEVVTKYKTSAEIINKALKLVVSECKPKAKIVDICEKGDAFIREQTSNVYKNVKKKIERGVAFPTCISVNNTICHFSPLASDETVLEEGDIVKIDLACHIDGFIAAVAHTHVLQQGPVTGRAADVIAAANTAAEVALRLVRPGKKNKDVTDAIQKVAAAYDCKIVEGVLSHQLKQFVIDGNKVVLSISNPDTRVDDAEFEENEVYAIDILTSSGEGKPKLLDEKQTTIYKRAVDKNYHLKMKASRFIFSEISQKFPIMPFSARALEEKRARLGLVECMNHELLQPYPVLHEKPGDFVAHIKFTVLLMPNGSDRVTSHPLQELQPTKTIDDPEIKAWLALGTKTKKKGGGKKKKGKKEDKAEAEPEDSTNGATPQE